In Nitrospirota bacterium, the sequence GTTTGAGCAGTCTTTCAGCCCCGGTAAGGTCACCAAACTCGGCTCGTAATCCGGCGCTTTCCGCAAGGAGTGTTGAGGGAGGTGTCTTGAAGTGGGTTGTAATCAGCTCTTCAGCTCTTGAAACGCTTGCCAGTGCCCCGGCGGTATCACCGGAATCAAATTTATTTTTGGCTATCTCCCGGTGGAGAGATAACGCCATTAAAAAATGACGCTGCACTAAATCATCGGCGATTCTTTCAGCATCTGTGTAATCTCGCATCTCAGCATAGACGATGCCGAGGCATTTGAGTTTATACTGCTCATCATCATTTTGGATCAGTTCATTGGCAGTAATTTGTCGGTTCTCTTTTTTTGCCAACCATAATTTGGCTCTGAAGAGGGGATGATAGATGCTTTCCGTCATCTGAAGGTTACCAAGAGCAGAACTGCCGAGATTGCTTAGCGCCTGGTCCGTGAGGCTGATAAAGTTACGCACGGTATTGATGGCCCGGGTTTCCAGCAAGGCTATTCGCTGTCTGATCTCACCGGCCTTTGGTGAGTCCGGTGAAAGCGACAAAAAGGCGCGGTAGCGGGCGATTGCGTGCAGGTCGCGCCCTCCGGCATTGTCATAAGCGAGGGCTAAAAAGTAGTTAACCCTGGGAGACCTTTCGCCGCCATTTATCAGGGCATTATTAAAATGTTCGATCGCAGCCTCCCATTGTTTGAGTTCTGCAGCCTTGCCCCCCTCCTTTATGGCAGTTTCAGCCTCCGGCGGCAGATCTGACGCATATGCCTGCGCAATAATGAAGGCGCCGTGCATCAGGCTTAAAGTTATCAGTATTGCGGCGGCAATATTATGGGGGATCTTTACGTTCTTTTTTTGTGCCATACGCCTCAGGCCGGTCATTTTCCTCCCCTCTGTTTTTGCTCGTTGATGAGGTCTTCAAGGATACGCTTCATCTCCATCTGGGCATCGAGTTTGCCTTTCGGCTTATCAATGTTATCGGCTATTGACCTTATCTGTGCCCCTGCCACGGCCCAGCGGCTTGCCTCATATATATAGTCAATGAGAAATCCGCCGAACCCGGCATACTCAGGCCCCAGTTCAGATATGGTTTTTTTATCAAAATAAACATTCTGATGTTCGCCGAGGATGTTATAGAGGTCGTTTGCCATGTTGCGCGCCAGTTCAAGGTTCGCCTCCCTGTCTGACGGGTTATTATTGAACTTCATCACAGGATCGCCATAATCCAGGATCGTCAGCCCTTTTTCAGAGAGCTGCTTTATCCGGAGGAGGGCTTTGTCGTCGATCTTTTTGATGCCGGGAAGTTTCAGGGCCGATGCTGCCATCATTTTAAAGCTTGCTATCAGCGCCTTTTCCTCCGCATCCTGCGCCTCAGCGAACCATTCGTTAAGCTCCTTCTCGCCTTTAAGAAAATCGCTCAGCATATATTCAAGGATACGTGTTGTCCGCTCGATTCTTTTTTTCAGTTCATCATCACTGAGTTCAGTCAGTATGGCAAGCTGTGCTTCTCTTTCATCCTTGCTTTTATATCCGAACGGGGAGGGGACATCCTTTATTCTAAGACCCTTGTATTTCTGTCCCCCGGGCTCTGTTTCAGGTACAATAGCCGGCAGCTTGTCGGGGTCTGTAAAGGAGAGATCCACAGGTGTGTCTTCTGACGACCACTCGTTCTCCAACGCATCGATCTGCTTTTCAATATCCTTTTCGATCCTTGACGAAGCGGCCCGGTTTTTCTGCTTTAATAAGGCTGCTTCAGCAGCTTCCAGGTTCTTTTGTATATCGGCATTGCCAAGGTCGTTATTTATGGCATTCCGGAAAAACTCAACAGCCTTTTCAAAATCGCCCTGCATGTAGTGATCTTTTCCCTGCTCATTCAGGTTGATTGCATTGCGCCTGCCTGCCTCCCGTTCAAGTATATCTTCAATCCTCTCAATGTTTGTCTTGCCGTCCCGGATACTATGTACTCCAAGATGTTGGGCCTTTCTGTACCATGCCAGCGCCTCCTCATAGCGTTGCTGAGCTTCTATTGCATTGCCAAGTTTGTAATGTATCTCTCCGCCTAAGTTTGGGTAAATCCCAAGCGCGTCAAGATAGTATCTTTCAGCCTCAGCCCAGTTGCCCGACTGGTAATGGTAATTGCCAGTGTTATAGGCGTTCATCGCCAGCTCTCTGGGAGTAAGAGGCGGCGGGGGATATTCTATATTGCCACCTAAAGGCCTTTCTCCTGTGTCACCACAGTTAGGCCCTATACAGCCGCAGCCACTGCTGCCGCATGGGTCAGGGACATCGAATGGGTAGACAGCAGGAACAGAAAAAAAGAGGATGAGTATTACAAATAATGGAAAAGCGGCAAAAAGGGTTTTTGATATAGAGGATTTCATTAATGGTCCTTACTGCATTTGCTAAAAAAGGCGTCCCGATATTTCGGGACGCCTTCTGGTTTATACGGTGATATCTTACTTAGGCGGCCCGGAAGTCCCGAGCTCTTCCCTGACAGAGATAGCTACTTTGTAAAGAACGGTCAGGACAAGGAAACCTAATGCCCATACACCGAGTGTGATGGTTGTTTCGGTCAATGTGGGCCAGTATTCTGTAACAGTATCAAATGGTGTCGGCACGAAGCCGCCGATCACAAGCCCGAAGCCTTTATCTATCCACAAAGAGATGAATATCGCGATACATGCCCACATCAGTATAGTCTCATTGCCTCTCATCTTAGGCGGAACGATCAGGATGAGCGACAGAAGGGCAAGGATCGTGGAAGTCCACATAAGAGGCACGAGATTGCCATGCGCGTAAAGGAACTCAAACGCATGCATATGGCTTGGGATGTTGCTGTAGAAAGCGGTAAAGAACTCAAGGCCGATCAGGAAGACGTTAGCGCACATTGCATATGCTACTATCTTTGCCACAGCCTGTATCGGCTCTTTACCGGCATCGAACTTGGTGTACTTTCTCAGGATAAGCGCAAGGAGGATAAGCAGCGCCGGCCCGCCTGCAAATGCTGAAGCAAGGAATCTGACAGCTAATATCGCCGTGAGCCAGAAATGCCTGCCCGGAAGCCCTGCATACAAAAATGCAGTAACAGTATGGATACTGACTGCCCATGGTATCGAAAGATATATCAGCGGCTTTGACCATGCCGGAGGAGGTACGCCCTTCTTTTCAGCGTGAAGCGTGGCCCATCCTATTACAAGATTAAGGAACAGGTAACCATTCAGTACGGTGGCATCCCAGAAGAGTATCGAGTTGGGAGTAGGGAAGAGGATGACATTCATTATCCTCATCGGCTGCCCCATATCAACAAATATGAAAGTCATGCACATTGTTACCGACGCGATAGCCAGGAACTCACCGAGGATGACTATCCTTCCGAACTTTTTAAAGTTGTGGAGATAATAAGGGATGACAAGCATAACGGCTGATGCGGCAACACCGACCAGGAATGTGAACTGGGATATATAAAAGCCCCAGGAGACGTCCCTGCTCATGCCTGTGACGCCAAGGCCGTTATTGAACTGATGGAGGTATGCAAGCGACCCTGCCCCGATGAAGCCGAGCAGTATGATCACCAGCGTCCAGTATCCTTTGCTTCCTTTAAGCGCTCTATCCAGCATTTTCACCACCTCCGATCACGTAAAACACACTGGGCTGAGTGCCGACTGCCGGTTTACGTATGATTGTATAATGTGTGCTCAGAATTTTTCTGACGTTTGAGCCGGGGTCTGCGAGGTTGCCGAACACTATAGCGCCGTTTGACACTTCAACACAGGCCGGTTCAAGCCCCCTTGCGAGTCTCTCAACGCATAAGGTGCACTTCTCAACGACTCCCATCGTCCTTGTCGGATAGTCCGGATTGGTTTTATTCATATCAAGGTATTTCCTCGGGTCTACCCAGTTAAAGCTTCTTGAGCCGTACGGGCATGCAGCCATGCAGAATCGGCAGCCGATACAGCGGTGAGGATCCTGTGCCACAATGCCGTCAGGCCTCTTGAATGTGGCCTTTGTCGGGCATACCCTTACACAAGGCGGTTTTGCGCAGTGATTGCAGAGCAGCAGGAACCGCTTCTCCTTCATCTCATGGGGGATGAATTCGTTGGTTTGGTCAGGGAAGGTGTGCTCATAGTTGTCTGTCCAAATCCACTTGACCTCATGCTTCGTGTTGGGGATGCTCGGAACATTGTGTATGCTGTGGCATGCGTCAGTAATCCTCTTGTAATCCTCATCAGTCCTGATCTTTCCGATGTCTATGACCAGTGCCAGTCTTACCCCTGATTCAGGAAGAGAACTTTCTTCTGATGCATGAGCTTTTCCCTTTACCAGGCTGTCTGCCGCTGACAATCCCAGTCCTATGCCGGAAAGCCCGGCTATCTTTAAGAACTTTCTTCTATCAATGCTCATCTCTGGCCCCCCTCTCTAAAAAAGTGGCAGTCCCAACAGTAGGGTTTCACGCCGGCGTAACTATGACATTCATCACAGAACTTGCTCTTGTTTGAGTGGCACTGCATGCAGCCGTTCTGCAGGCTCTTTTCAAATACCCTGCCGCCCACGGTTATGACATCCCGCTTGCCTTCTCTGACAACCTCGTCTCTCCATTGGTCCAGCACCTTCATATGTTCCTTCTTCATATATTCAGCAGACATGACACACTCTTTTTTAGCAAGCTGGTTTATGACAGGTGTGTCGGTGCTCGGCGAAGGCATTACGGCTGACTTCCCGAAGTTAGAATAGAAGGGGAAGGTCGCTATGGCCAAAAATATTATGAGCCCTAATATTATCTTGCTTCCGTTATACATTACGCAGTCTCCTCCTTTCCCTCTTCAGTTTCCGGGTCTTCTTCAACATTGGGAAGGTCTTCAAGCCTCAGGTCCTGGGTACGCTTCTTCTCTCCGGTCATAACAAGGGCGTTGGCCAGGAGTTCATGCACTCCGCAGACGCTCACATCGCCTACCCAGTAATCCATAAGCGGAGGAAGCACAGCCCTGTCTATCGCGCAGATGTTGGCGAGCATGTTTACGCCGAACTTCTCCTTGACCTTCTTGACCGCGTTTGCCCTCGGGAATCCGCCCCTCATCCTTATCTCCATATTTTCACCTGCGTTAAGGCCGGAGCCGCTGCCGCAGCAGAAGGTCTTCTCCCTTATCGCATCATCAGCCATTTCCTGGAAGTTATTGCAGACACTGTTGATAATGTATCTGGGTTCTTCGAATATGCCCATGCCCCTTGCTGTATTGCAGGAATCATGGAATGTGACATTAAGGTGGTCGTTGCGGCTCGGATCAAGCTTCAGTTTCCCGTGCTTGATCAGGTCTGCGGTAAATTCAGTTATATGCACCATCTTGGTGCTCTTTGCATTCTCAAATCTTGTCCCTGTGATTGGAGAGACCGGTTCCTGCATGAAATCTGCCGGGCCGTTCCATGTATCCATGTACTGGTTCAGCACCCTCCACATATGGCCGCACTCACCGCCGAGAATCCACTTGACACCCAGCCTCTTTGCCTCAGCGTATATCTTATAGTTCAGCCTCTTTGCCATATCCATTGATGTAAAGAAGCCGAAGTTTCCACCCTCTGATGCATATGTGCTCCAAGTGTAATCAAGCCCCAGTTCATGAAACAGCATCAGGTAGCCCATGGCGGTGTAAGTGCCCGGGTCGCCGAAGAGGTCGCCTGACGGGGTTACAAAGAGTATTTCAGCGCCTTTCCTGTTAAAGGTCGGCTCGATCCTGATGCCTGTGATGTCTTCGATATCGTCTAACAGATATTCAAGGTTGCTTGTGATCGTGTGCGGCTCAAGGCCGAGGTGGTTGCCCTTTTTGTAGCAGTTGGCAACGGGGCCGGCTATCCAGTCGGTATTGAGACCGAGGAGGTTGAATATCTCCCTGACTATCATTGTTATCTCAGCCTGGTCTATGCCGTAAGGGCAGAAGACCGAACAGCGGCGGCATTCGGTGCACTGGTAATAGTAGTACCACAGTTCCTTGAGCACATCTACTGTCAGCTCTCTTGCACCGGCATTCTTGCCTAATATCTTTCCGGCGGCTGTGAAGTACTTTCTGTATACTGATCTCAGCAGTTCTGCCCTGAGAACAGGCATGTTCTTGGGGTCGCCTGTGCCTATAAAGAAGTGGCATTTATCCGCACATGCGCCGCATCTTACGCAGATGTCCATGAAGAGTTGGAATGAGCGGTATTTTTTGAGCCGTTCACCCATCGCTTCAATAAATATCTCTTTCCAGTTCTCAGGCAGCTTCCAGTCTTCATCAGCAGGCGCCCACTCCCTGGCGTTTGGAAACCCAACTGTTTCAAGATACGCAGGCCTTGCCCCGTGGCAGAAGGTGCCCTCTGCGAAATCAACAGGGGTCTCGGTCCAGCCTGTTTTAGGCGGGTTGTAATCTATACTGGATGTTAATTCTTCAGGTTTTGGTGTTCCTTTTGCCATATTATTACTCCTTTTCTACCGGGATCCCGGCGCCTTTCATCTTATCCCTGAATTCATCTTCATAGGCAGCATATGTATGAACCTTGACCTCAGGGTTCCACGGATTAACATGTCTCCTGATACGGCTGTCATTGGCAAGATTTCTTGTGGGGCTGAGGAATATCCCTCCCATATGCATCAGCTTGCTGAACGGGAAGTAAACAAGAAGCGTGCATATAAGAAATAGATGTATGAAGAATATGACTCCGATCCCCTCCGGTGCGCTCATCTGAAGGCTGACAAGGGAGATCGTAAATTGTTTTACCTTGATAATGTCAACTTTGGCGATATATCTCATTAATATTCCGGATAGCGCTATGCCGATGATCAGGAAGAGCGGGAAGTAGTCAGCTGGAAGAGATATGTAGCGAACCTGCGGATTATTAACCCTTCTGAAAAAGAGATATCCGGCAGCCAGAAGAAGAACGCCGCCTGAGAGCAGGAAATGCGGCGCAGTTATCTGCAGGAACCCGTCAAGTGAGTCAATGATGTTTATTAAAGCCGGCACAGGTTCCATGAAAAACCTGAGATGCCTTACCACAACAACGGCAAATGAATAATGGAACGCGAGACCTGCGAGCCATAACCACTTATCAGACCCGTAAGAGATATTCCCGCCCTGCAGTCCTGTCTTAAGATTTCTGAAGAGTGAGCGGAAACAGAAGACCTCCAGTATCATCCTTGATATAACGCCTGATGTGCAGGATGGGTTGTCCAGTTTGCTGTAATTGATCCACGGCAGGGTCATTTGCTGGCCGCATGTTGTAGGGATGTGGAACGGAACAGGTGAACGTCCCCATTTGACAACCTTCATCAGGAAGCCGACTACGAAGGCTGTGAAGGCTGCATAGGGAATTATGATACCGAAGAGCAGGTGCAGATTGGCGACCGCTACTCCCAAATAGGCGATCAGGGCAATCATTATGACCATGAAGAAGGAAAAAAAGATTCCCATTTATTTACCTCCTTTTAAATTTTTTAAAGTGAGTTTCAAAAACTCAATATAAATTTTAATTAAAAAAGCGTATATCAGCTGCCAGGTCTCTTTTCCTGAACCGTATTTGTGCGATTGGCTCTTTGGATAAGCCTGTAGGTCATATCTTTGACCTCTTTGGTCCTTATATTGAAAAGTTTTTCACGGCACTCCATGTATATATCAAATGAGAGATCCGTGAATCTGTCTATTTTTGATTCAATCTCCAGTAGTTCCTCAAACAGTTGATGTTTACGGATATCATCAGACAACTCATCTCTTATTGTCTTCTTGAGTATCGTTGTAAAGCTTACTGCCTGGGAAGGTGTGAGATCCTGAATAGCCCTTAACCTTATGATGTTGTCAAGGAAAGGCGCTGTCTTCTCAATATCTGAATCATTGATTATCCCGTCAAAAATTCCTTCCATTCCCTCTATGATCATGCTCTTTGCGGGGTGATTGAACTGTTTTTTGAGGTTCTTTAAGAATGATGAGGTCTCTAAGGCGGAAGTCTCTATAGATGTATCGATAATTGAATCAAACCACTTTTTGATTATCTGTGGTCTCTTTTCTATTAAAAGGTCTTTGATCTTCATTTAAAAAAAGATGCAGGTGTAAGGGTATAATTTAAAGGGTTGGTGTCCTTATTTTTTGCATATTTAAGGATACCAACCCTTTAGACTCTTTATCAGAATTAGGTTTATACGCAGCCGGTTGGTTTCGGAAGTCCGGCGTATCTGCATGCCTGCTTGGCAGGGCCGGCAGGGTAAAGCTCGTAAAGATATTTGGTGTTGCCCTTCTCCTTGCCGTATTTCTTTGCAAGTTCTTTTGTAAGTATCTTGATCATAGGTGCGATCTGGAACTTCTCAAAATACTCTCTGAGGAACCTGATGACTTCCCAATGAGCCTCTGTGAGTTCAAGGCCGTCTTCTTTTGCCATATTGGTGGCAACCCCTTCTGTCCACTCCTGCCAGTCAATAAGGTATCCGTCATCATCAACCTCAAAAGATTTTCCGTCAAAGTCTAAAGTTGCCATTAAGTCATCTCCTTTTATTTGAGTTTATTTGCTGGTTTGATTTTTCTCTCGGTCTGATTAAGAAAGACCAGCTATATGGTTTTATGTGTAAACAAGTTAATGAATATAATAGAAAGGCCTTGGTTTGGTCAAATAAGAAAAATTTATAAGTGATTTATCCCTCTTAATATGTTATTTAATAAAAGCATTAATGCTAACTATCAGAAATTATTAATAAAACAGCACGTTAAGTCTTTTGTGTGGCGCACGGATCGAGGGCGATTGAGGCTATCTTGCCAACGGTTGTTTCAACAAGGCTGTTATTCTCGTAGATCATAAGTGAGCCGTTATCTGAGGCTATGGCTTTTATTTTTCCGATAGACCGCGTATCAGCCATTTTCCACAGTGCCCATACGGCTAGTCCGCGTATTGTGGGTGAAGTGTGGTCAAGAAACTGGAGGATATCTTCTACTGACGGCAGCATCAGTTCTTTATGCATTTCACCTACTCTTCCAAATGCCCAAAGTATTCCGGGCAGCAGGGGCTCTTCCTCATGAAAGGATACTATTATAGGGGCGATATCTGAACAGAGCACCGGATTGTTCCTTACTATTTCACCTAACATCTCAGGGGAACTCCAGCCTATGCCGCCTGACTCATCCCTTATCATCCACAACAGCCTGCCCACAAGGTTCCTGACTGTACCGGAATCGTCTTTAGCGATCAATGCAGACAATATTCCGACACCCTCTATCGCACGCCATGCAAGGATATTTTTCTTGTCATAAGTGAGTGATATCAGGAGGCGGAGGATATTTCTGTTATCCGGCCATAGATCAAAAAGGCGGACATATTCCTGTGATTCCAGGATGGCTATGATTTTTTTCTTCAGGCTGGTCTGCATATCAAACGGAAGGGCACAAAGTTAATTAATAATTTTCAAATAGTTGTGCGCCTTGTTTTTTACTTATCTTTTTCTGTCAACCTCATAAAAAGAAGTTTGCCTGCCTTCTCTCCTTCACCGCCCCTTCCGGTAGTATTGGAATGGAAGATATAGTCCAAATCAATGTCTTCATAATCTTCCGGGCTAAGGGTCAGAGCCCTGTCCACGTCTCCTTTGCAGACGAACTGCAGTGCTTCCATATATATCTGGCCGAGATGATGGCCGGTGCGGTCAAATACATAAACTGAACCGCATGTGCATATCCCGCCGGTTATCTCAAGAGACTTGAACTTTATCTCAACAGGCCTTGCCAGGAAGTTGTCACAGAACGGGCATTGTAAAGGTCTTGGTCTTGCCATAATAAGTTGTCGGAAAAGTATACCTTAATTTTGATCTTTATATTTTATTGCGCAGTTTATTATACCATCTGCCCATTCCGGTGAGCCAATCGCATGAAGGTGGGTATAGGTTGCAAGGACATTTTTATAGCATATCCCATCCATATTTTCGGTTATCCCTTTGCCGCGCTTTACATTAAAGCACATATCAGGCTGTTTATTCCCGATATCCGTTACCTTGGAGTAGTGGAACTCATGTCCCTTTAATATGCAGCCCTTCTTAAAGAAAGGATTATCTTCACTGACCTCAATGAGCGTGTATCCGTGAGCCTGCGGCCTTTTTTCAAGACAGAATACGAGCGGAAAAATGCCTGCCATAGGATATGTTTTATCATCCAGGATTAGGCTCTTCCCAAGATACATCAACCCGCCGCATTCTGCATATACAGGCAGGCCTTTCTCAATATATCTGCGAAGAGAATCTTTGAATCCAATATTCTCAGAAAGGGCTATCGCATTTGTCTCAGGGAATCCGCCTCCGATATAGAGCGCATCGAGTTCAGGAAGTCTGTTATCTTTCAACACACTTAACTCTATGATTTTAGCGCCCCTCTTTTCGAGTTCCTCGATATTCTCCGGGTAGTAGAACTGGAAGGCAGAGTCTTTGATTATGCCGATCCTGATAGATGAATCCTTAATTTTTGATTCTTCATGCATGATCTCTGATTTCTCAGCCATTGGTTCTGCTTCAGAAGCTATCTTCCATATTGCATCGAGATCCAGATACTCCATACCCAGCACATTTATGGCGGAGATGGAATTACTTATCTCCTCATGCTCCTGAAAAGGGGTCAATCCCATATGCCTTTCAGGGAATGGATTATGTTTTAATCTGGGAATCACGCCGACTACAGGAAGCCCGCAATGAATTTCTATCGCCTTTCTTATGAGCGCCTCCTGTCTCTTTGTTGCGACATTGTTTAGTACAACCCCTTTAATTGGAACATCCTGGTCCATCTTCTGGCATCCAAGGATCTGCGCGGCGATAGTGTTTGTTGCTTTTGTGCAGTCTATAATGATCAGTACAGGTGTCTTAAGCAGTTTCGCAAGCTCTGCGGTGCTGTAAGTGCCCTCATGATCCATTCCGTCATACAGCCCTCTGTTGCCCTCGATCACAGCTATGTCTGTATTATCATCATGTGAGAAGAAAGAACCGGTTATCTGCTTCGGCTCCATCATGAAGAGGTCAAGGTTATAGCATGGGCCTCCTGATGCCTGTGCAAGCCATCCGGCATCAATATAGTCTGGCCCTTTTTTAAAAGCGGTGACTTTATGCCCTTTATTCTTCCAGGCAGAGCATAAACTTAGTGACAGGATGGTCTTTCCGCTTCCGCCCCTGAGGCCGGAAATGATTATTCTTGGGAGTGGTTTAAGCATGATGGCTTTATAGAGGGAAGAATAGAAAAAAATCGGGGTTCAAAAGCTGATCAGATATTGCAGTGATCAGCTTTTGAACCCCGAAAAAAATAAACTTGCTTAGATGAGTCCCTTCTCTTTTAATAAGCTGTTTAGGTCCATTCCCTTCTCTTTAAGATACTCTTCGCCCGGTATCTCTACTGAACTTGCGCCGCCGCCGTAGGAGTACATGAGCAGGCCTTCATTGATCAGCGCTCTCATGGCTGCTTTAACAACATCCTTGTCTTCGCCTGAGCTGCCAGATACCTCTTTAATGATATCTTTTTCTTTAAGCTTCTTCTTGCCCTTCATCTTTGTGCTGTAGTCATAAATTAGTTTCTGTATCTCACGTTCTTCCATGATGCGCCCCCCTCTTTAATATGTTAATTGGGTTTATTTTGGTAAAACTAAATTAATCTTTACGCCCTGAATTGTCAAGTTTAAAAGTCATATGGGAAGCGGCCGATCAGGCCGCTTCCCATAATTTTATCAGTATCTGTTTTCCGTTAATACTTGAATGCCGCTGATGTCCTAAGAGTGTCTCTCATGAATGTGAAGTCATCGATGTGCTGGAATGTGAACTTGATGCCTGTCTCTTTAAAGAAGGCTTCCCAGCCGATCCTCTCTATCCACTCGCCGACCCTCTCATGCTTCTTTGCGCCCTTTTCATAGGTCTCAAGGATGTTCTTGATGGCGTCAACTACTTTCGGCCATCTCGGAGGATCATTGTAGAAGAACGGGATGGCAAGTTTGGAGAATTTAGGATCTGTTCTCAAACTGCCTATCTTGCCGCCGACAACGATTGCAACGCCATCCTCTTCCGGGTTATGAATATTAATTGGAGGACATACTGTGAAACAGTTTCCGCAGTACATGCACTTCTCTTCATTAATGGTGATAGTCTTTTCTTTAGGGTTAGGCCTGATGGCTGCTGTAGGGCATGAACCGATAGTAGTCGGGATCTCGCATGCCTTGGTAACCATCTCATGGTCAATCACAGGCGGTTTTCTGTGAACAGCAACAACCGCTATGTCAGAGCAGTGAACAGCGCCGCACATATTGACGCAGCATGCGACAGCAAGCCTGACTTTGTTAGGAAGCGCTTTTGTGGTGAAATAGTCATGGAGTTCGTCCATGATAGCCTTAACAAGGCCTGAAGCGTCTGTACATGCGCTGTGGCAGTGTACCCATCCCTGAGTATGGATGATATTGCTTATCCTCGGCCCGATTCCTCCGACAGAATATTTCTTTGCCTTAAGGTCAGCAAGAAGGCCGGCCATTTTACTTTCGTCAGATACGAGGAACTCGATGTTGTTCCTCGTGGTAAAACGGAGGTATCCGCCGCAATGTTTCTCTGCAAGGTCGCATATCTCGCGGATGGTAACGGTGCTCAGGATCCTTGGAGATGCGGCCCTTACGGTGAATATCTTGTCGCCGCTCTCTGCCACATGAACCATTGTGCCGGGTGTAAGGACTTCGTGATACTTCCATTTGCCGTAATTTTTCTTGATGACCGGCGGCAGAAATTTCTCGTAATGGGGTGGCCCTATATCTGTTTGTCTTGCTGGTAATGACATATAATTTCCTCCTTAATTAATTTAGATTGATTATTATTTTTCGAGATCGCTTTCTGACCAGAAGAAGAACGGGTCTTTTCTCGGCTCATAAACCTGCTGCGGCTGAGGTTCAACACCGATCGCCTCAAGGAAAGGCCTCATGCCTTTTACTTCGATGAGTTCGCCTATTCTCTCTCTCGGTTTGGCGTTGTCATCCCACCACTCGATTATACTTCCAATCATGTCTTTTAATTCGTCATAAGGAGCTTCGCACTTAATGAACGGAACTACAACCCATGAAAGAAGTGAACCGACAACGATAGGGGCCTTGCTTCCGATAAGAATGGTCGCGCCTTTCTCTTTGCCCGGCTTTAAAGCCTTTGTCATTTTTGCTATACAGTGCATGCACCTGTTACAGTCAGCGTCAGCGATCTTTATCTTGCCGCCTTCGTATGACATGCAGTCTGTCGGACACATCTCGATTATCTCTTTCTGGATGTCCATGCCGGCATCAGCATAATTCTTGACCTCTGCCTGATCTATCTGGATAGCGCCTTTCCATGTGCCGATAATTGAACAGTCAGCGCGCGCGATAGCAGCAACGCAGTCGCATGCGCAGCCTGATACCTTTATCTTGAACTTGTAAGGGAATGACGGCCTGTGCATCTCATCCTGAAAATGCTGTGTAAGAGAGTTGCAGATATCCATGGAATCGATATTTGCCCACTCGCAGCGAGCTTTTCCTACGCAGCAGCTCGGGGTTCTCATTGCCGAGCCTGAACTTCCGAGATCCCATCCGCGTGATGAGTATTCTGCGAAGATAGCCTCAAGTTTGTCTGTGGTTGTTCCAAGAAGAACCAGGTCTCCGGTGGAACCGTGAAGGTTTGTGAGTCCGCTTCCGTATTTGTC encodes:
- a CDS encoding tetratricopeptide repeat protein gives rise to the protein MKSSISKTLFAAFPLFVILILFFSVPAVYPFDVPDPCGSSGCGCIGPNCGDTGERPLGGNIEYPPPPLTPRELAMNAYNTGNYHYQSGNWAEAERYYLDALGIYPNLGGEIHYKLGNAIEAQQRYEEALAWYRKAQHLGVHSIRDGKTNIERIEDILEREAGRRNAINLNEQGKDHYMQGDFEKAVEFFRNAINNDLGNADIQKNLEAAEAALLKQKNRAASSRIEKDIEKQIDALENEWSSEDTPVDLSFTDPDKLPAIVPETEPGGQKYKGLRIKDVPSPFGYKSKDEREAQLAILTELSDDELKKRIERTTRILEYMLSDFLKGEKELNEWFAEAQDAEEKALIASFKMMAASALKLPGIKKIDDKALLRIKQLSEKGLTILDYGDPVMKFNNNPSDREANLELARNMANDLYNILGEHQNVYFDKKTISELGPEYAGFGGFLIDYIYEASRWAVAGAQIRSIADNIDKPKGKLDAQMEMKRILEDLINEQKQRGGK
- the nrfD gene encoding polysulfide reductase NrfD yields the protein MLDRALKGSKGYWTLVIILLGFIGAGSLAYLHQFNNGLGVTGMSRDVSWGFYISQFTFLVGVAASAVMLVIPYYLHNFKKFGRIVILGEFLAIASVTMCMTFIFVDMGQPMRIMNVILFPTPNSILFWDATVLNGYLFLNLVIGWATLHAEKKGVPPPAWSKPLIYLSIPWAVSIHTVTAFLYAGLPGRHFWLTAILAVRFLASAFAGGPALLILLALILRKYTKFDAGKEPIQAVAKIVAYAMCANVFLIGLEFFTAFYSNIPSHMHAFEFLYAHGNLVPLMWTSTILALLSLILIVPPKMRGNETILMWACIAIFISLWIDKGFGLVIGGFVPTPFDTVTEYWPTLTETTITLGVWALGFLVLTVLYKVAISVREELGTSGPPK
- a CDS encoding 4Fe-4S dicluster domain-containing protein, whose translation is MSIDRRKFLKIAGLSGIGLGLSAADSLVKGKAHASEESSLPESGVRLALVIDIGKIRTDEDYKRITDACHSIHNVPSIPNTKHEVKWIWTDNYEHTFPDQTNEFIPHEMKEKRFLLLCNHCAKPPCVRVCPTKATFKRPDGIVAQDPHRCIGCRFCMAACPYGSRSFNWVDPRKYLDMNKTNPDYPTRTMGVVEKCTLCVERLARGLEPACVEVSNGAIVFGNLADPGSNVRKILSTHYTIIRKPAVGTQPSVFYVIGGGENAG
- the dsrJ gene encoding sulfate reduction electron transfer complex DsrMKJOP subunit DsrJ, giving the protein MYNGSKIILGLIIFLAIATFPFYSNFGKSAVMPSPSTDTPVINQLAKKECVMSAEYMKKEHMKVLDQWRDEVVREGKRDVITVGGRVFEKSLQNGCMQCHSNKSKFCDECHSYAGVKPYCWDCHFFREGGQR
- a CDS encoding (Fe-S)-binding protein translates to MAKGTPKPEELTSSIDYNPPKTGWTETPVDFAEGTFCHGARPAYLETVGFPNAREWAPADEDWKLPENWKEIFIEAMGERLKKYRSFQLFMDICVRCGACADKCHFFIGTGDPKNMPVLRAELLRSVYRKYFTAAGKILGKNAGARELTVDVLKELWYYYYQCTECRRCSVFCPYGIDQAEITMIVREIFNLLGLNTDWIAGPVANCYKKGNHLGLEPHTITSNLEYLLDDIEDITGIRIEPTFNRKGAEILFVTPSGDLFGDPGTYTAMGYLMLFHELGLDYTWSTYASEGGNFGFFTSMDMAKRLNYKIYAEAKRLGVKWILGGECGHMWRVLNQYMDTWNGPADFMQEPVSPITGTRFENAKSTKMVHITEFTADLIKHGKLKLDPSRNDHLNVTFHDSCNTARGMGIFEEPRYIINSVCNNFQEMADDAIREKTFCCGSGSGLNAGENMEIRMRGGFPRANAVKKVKEKFGVNMLANICAIDRAVLPPLMDYWVGDVSVCGVHELLANALVMTGEKKRTQDLRLEDLPNVEEDPETEEGKEETA